The sequence below is a genomic window from Candidatus Cloacimonas sp..
ACGGAACTTACATATATTCCAATTTTCCAGAGTGAACCTTTTTTAACGATGCTAATGGCATCATCATAATCTCGGGTAGTATCTTCATCAATGCAAAAAGATGTTTCTTCGGCAACGAGATTATCCTCGGGCTGTAGCTTTTCCTTATTTAATAAATCGGAAAAACCAATGGGGATGCCTGATTGTGCAATAACTGGATCTATGTTGTCAGGCATTTCTCCACAGTCCATTCGAAATTGAATAATTGCTTCTTCAGGTTTCAGCTGCGCATATTTAGCCAGAATAAGTTGTCGCAACTCTTTGTGTTTCTTTTCGTTGTTTAATTCGGGCAGCAAGCAATAAAGTTTATGCTGAACTTGTTCACTTAATTTTGCACCCTTAAACCAACCATCTATCTCTTGCAAAAATTGCTTTTCCATTTCCTGCTCTTTTAGCATTTCAGTGTATAACGCAGTTTCTTCAACCGTTTTCAGACGATATTTATCTTTTTTATAGTGAAATTGAGCGGGATTTTCCCTTAAATATTTTAACAGAGCAAATCGTTGAGCATCACTTAGCCAATTAAGCCGTTCCGCTATTTCTGACAAAGTATATTCCCGCTGCTGCATAAAATTGAAATTTAGCTTGGGCAAAATTGCTTCATTTTCAGACACTTGGGAAAAAAACATAGCTCTGGCGTCAGCAGGATATTTCTCTTTACTAATCAGGATAAATCGCTCGGCAGGCAAAGTAAAATGAGTATTGCTTTCGGTTATAATTTCATAATATCGATTATTGCCAGCTGTTACATAGCCAAACTTCAGAATTCCCCTTTCATAATAGGCAACAAATTTATCTAATGGAATATCTTCCAAACTTTCCTTCTTCCTAAATTTCTGGCGCCCCAGAGATGACTTGAACATCCGACCAACGGTTTAGGAAACCGTTGCTCTATCCTCTGAGCTACTGGGGCGCATCAACATTTAACCATTCTTGTAAGAGCCCAATTTTGTCAAGTTTACATTGACAAGCTATCCCTACTGTAAAAAAGTGCATAAACTACATAAATATGATGTAATGATATAAAAGATAAGGAAATACAAATGAAAACAGCAATAGTTGGCGCCACCGGTGAAGTTGGCAGAATGATGATTACCTGTTTGGAAGAAAGTAACTTAACTATTTCAGAACTGGATCTGTTTGCTTCAGAACGCTCTGCAGGAACCATTTTATATTATCTTGACCAACCTCTTAAAGTTCAAGAACTGAAGCAGGACTCTCTGCTTAAACATTATGACTATGTTCTTTTTTCGGCGGGAGCGGGAGTTGCCAAAACTTATGCCCCGATTGCAGCCCAGGCATCAGAAGTTGTAATTGACAATTCTTCCGGATTCAGGAAAGAAACAAATATTCCTCTTGTTGTTCCACAAGTAAATGGAGAACTCCTTTTAGGTTACAAAGGCATCGTAGCTAATCCCAATTGTTCCACGATTCAGATTATTTTGCCTCTGGCAGTTCTGGATAAGCTTTTCGGTTTAAAGAAATTGATCGTTTCCACTTATCAGTCAGTTTCCGGCAGTGGACATCAGGGAATTCAAACTTTGTTGAATCAACGCAAAGGCATTAATGACAAAGGTATTTACCCACATATCATTGACTTGAATGTTATTCCTCAAATTGGCGCCATTTTGGATAATGGATATTGTCAGGAAGAAGAAAAAATGCAGTTTGAAAGTCGTAAAATACTATCTAAATGGAATTTAGCCGTTAGTGCCACAACTGTGCGAGTCCCTGTTATTTATGGACATAGTGTTTCCGTTTATGCCGAATTTGAAAATAATGTAGATTTACCCAAAGCGGAAGCAGCATTGCAAAAGGCACCTGGCATCATTTATTATCCCAATACTTATATTACGCCTTTGGATTTGGGCTCTTCCAACGATTCTCATACTTGTCGTTTGCGTTTGGGAACCGATGATAAGTCCTTAACTTTTTGGAATGTAGGGCACAATGTTCGTTTGGGAGCGGCAGCCAATGCAATTGATATTTTATTGACTCATTCCAAATATACGGGCAAACTTTAATGCTTGATTTAATTGAGCTGCGTCATAACTTGCATAAAATCCCTGAGCTTGCTTTTAAGGAATTTAAGACCAGAGCATTATTGGAAGAAAGCATTAGTAAAATATTGCAAGACCAGCCAAAAGATACCTGGAAACTGCATCATTTTAATGGCAATACTGGCTTGCTTTTAGAATATACTTGTGCCGCAGGACCCTATTTATTATTCAGAGCAGATATGGATGCTTTGCCCATTTATGAAAATACAGGAGTTGATTATGCCTCCGAACATCCGGGTTTTATGCATTCTTGCGGACACGACATTCATTTAGCTATTTTAATGGGCTTAATTCAATTTGTGGCGATAAACAAGCCCCAACGCAATTTGTTGTTTCTTTTCCAACCAGCGGAAGAAGGTGAAGGAGGAGCACAAAGTGTTTTGGCAGAAGGAATAATTCAAAAGTTCAATATAGAAATGGTTCTGGCTTTACACATTGCCAGTGATTTACCTGTGGGCGCCATTTCCGCCAAAGAAGGTATCTTTTTTGCCATTCCGCAAGAGTTTGATGTTTGTTTTTACGGAAAATCGGCGCATATTGCCTTCCCAGAAAAAGGCATTGATGCTTTAAACGCAGGCATAATGTTTATGAATTTAATTACAGATCGCCTGCAAGAGCTTAAAGCAAAGGAAAAAATTATTTTTCACATCGGGAAAATGAGCTCCGGCACCATTCGCAATGTTATTTCTGACCAATGTGTTCTGGAAGGAACGCATAGGTCCCTTTCCAAAGAAATCAGCCAAAAAATCAATAATGTCATCAAAGATACCGCAGCATTTGTAGCCAAAGCAACAGGGGCAAATTACGAGGTTAAATTTTTAGCCACTTACGACCCAGTTATCAACAATGCCAATTTAGTAAAACGCTTACAGGAGATTTGCCAACGGGAAAACATTCAATACATTCCTGCAGAAACAGCTATGACTGGAGAGGACTTTGGCTTTTTCACCACTCTTTATCCGGGTTTGCTTTTTTGGCTGGGGAGCGGATGTCCCCAACCCTTGCATTCAGATAAATTTTTGCCTAAAGATGAAAGCATTGAAGTTGGCGTAAAGGTCTTTAGCGCTTTCCTGCCAAAATAATGCTTTTTATTTATCTTACGCTGGCTCAGCTATTTGAATAGGATACAGTTTATTTATGTCTTAAGCGGAACTACGAATTGGAGAAGGCGTTAGCATTTTTCCCCAAACATTTCCAAATAATTTATTTAGCGACGGCAGGTTGGGTTCCGGTTTCTTTGGCAATGAAATCCCGATGCGCATCAAAGGCAATAATAGGTAAGTTATTCACAGGAAAAAACTTTGCTTCTTCAGCATCATCTCCGGCTTGCAACTTGCCACCAATTGCCTTTATCCGAAAACCAA
It includes:
- a CDS encoding aspartate-semialdehyde dehydrogenase, encoding MKTAIVGATGEVGRMMITCLEESNLTISELDLFASERSAGTILYYLDQPLKVQELKQDSLLKHYDYVLFSAGAGVAKTYAPIAAQASEVVIDNSSGFRKETNIPLVVPQVNGELLLGYKGIVANPNCSTIQIILPLAVLDKLFGLKKLIVSTYQSVSGSGHQGIQTLLNQRKGINDKGIYPHIIDLNVIPQIGAILDNGYCQEEEKMQFESRKILSKWNLAVSATTVRVPVIYGHSVSVYAEFENNVDLPKAEAALQKAPGIIYYPNTYITPLDLGSSNDSHTCRLRLGTDDKSLTFWNVGHNVRLGAAANAIDILLTHSKYTGKL
- a CDS encoding amidohydrolase: MLDLIELRHNLHKIPELAFKEFKTRALLEESISKILQDQPKDTWKLHHFNGNTGLLLEYTCAAGPYLLFRADMDALPIYENTGVDYASEHPGFMHSCGHDIHLAILMGLIQFVAINKPQRNLLFLFQPAEEGEGGAQSVLAEGIIQKFNIEMVLALHIASDLPVGAISAKEGIFFAIPQEFDVCFYGKSAHIAFPEKGIDALNAGIMFMNLITDRLQELKAKEKIIFHIGKMSSGTIRNVISDQCVLEGTHRSLSKEISQKINNVIKDTAAFVAKATGANYEVKFLATYDPVINNANLVKRLQEICQRENIQYIPAETAMTGEDFGFFTTLYPGLLFWLGSGCPQPLHSDKFLPKDESIEVGVKVFSAFLPK